The genomic interval TTGCCTATTTTTTCGTAAGAAAAAATAGAAAAATATTGAATCAATATTTTTGAAGCTTCCATTAAAGCTAGTTTAGGACAAATGGAGCCATCTGTTTTAATTTCTAATGAAAGATTTTCAAAATCAGTTTTTTGCCCTACACGACAATTTTCTATTGTGTATTTTACATTTTTAATAGGAGTATAAATAGAGTCTATAGGAATAGTTTCAATTGAAACATCATTATTTTTTTTATTTTCTTCTGCAGGAACATACCCTCTACCTTCTTCTATTGTAAAACTTATTTCTAAAGGGACTAATTCATCTTTATTACAAATAACCAAATCATCATTTAAAATCTGAAATCCAGAAATAAAATTATTTAAAATTTTCCCTGTAACTTGTTTTCCATGATTTATATAAGCGTTAACTGTTTCTTTACAAGTTCCTGATATTTTTTGTTTAAAACGGATTTTTTTGAAATTTAAAATTATTTCAGTTACATCTTCAACTACTCCTTCTATAATAGAAAATTCATATTTAACTCCTTTAATTCTAATAGAAGTTACTGCAAATCCTCTCAACGAGCCTAATAAAACTCTTCTTAATGCATTTCCCAAAGTAATTCCATATCCAGGCTCTAAAGGTTTCAAATGAAAAATACCTTTATACTCCGAAAACTCGGATATTGCAATTCTATCAGGTTTTACAAAATTTAGAATAGCCATACAATTGATTTACTACTATTTTATTTTGAATATAATTCAACAATTAATTGTTCTTTAATATTTTCAGGTATTTGTGTCCTTTTTGGGATCATTCTAAATATACCAAACATATTTTTTTCATCCAAAATCAACCATTCTACCAATGGACCTGTTTTTTTATGTATAGAATTTAATATTACAGGATGTTTTTTAGATTTTTCCTTTATTTCTATTTTATCTCCTGGTTTTAATCTGAAAGATGGAATATTAACCACTTTATTATTAACGATAATATGTCTATGAGAAACAATTTGACGTGCAGAAGATCGAGATGGAGCAAATTTTAATCTAAAAACTATATTGTCCAAACGACTTTCACATGCTTGTAATAATAATTCTCCAGTTATCCCTTTTTTTCTTGCTGCTTCAAAAAATAAGCTTTCAAATTGCCGTTCTAATATCCCATAAGTATATCTCGCCTTTTGTTTTTCTATTAATTGAATAAAATATTCTGAACGTTTTCCTCTACGACGGTTACTTCCATGCTGACCAGATGGATATTTTTTTCTTTCAAAATACTTATCTTCTCCATAAATACATTCTCCAAATCTTCTAGAAATTTTAGTTTTAGGTCCTATATATTTTGCCATAGTTTTTTGATCTTAAATGTCAAACTCTCCTTCTTTTAGGAGGGCGACAGCCATTATGAGGTAATGGAGTAATATCCTTGATAACTGTAACTACAATTCCTGAATTACTCAATGCTCGTATAGCAGCGTCCCTACCAGCTCCGGGGCCTTTAACTTTAACTTCTACTTTCTTTATTCCAGCATTTAAACCTTCCTTTGCTACATTTTCTGCTACTATTTGAGCTGCATATGGAGTATTTTTTTTAGATCCTTTAAAATTCATTTTTCCAGCAGAAGACCATGCAATTACATCACCTTTTTTGTTTGTTAAGGTTATAATAATATTATTAAAAGTAGCTTGAATATGAGCCTCTCCTACAGGGTCTACTACCACAGATCTTTTTTTACCAGATGATGATTTTACCATATTTATTTTGTGACTTTCTTCTTATTCGCTACAGTTTTTTTTCTTCCTTTTCTAGTTCTACAATTGTTTTTTGTTTTTTGACCTCTTAATGGTAAACCTTTTCTATGTCTAGTTCCAACATAACAACCGATATCCATTAATCGTTTAATATGAAATTGTATTTCAGATCTTAATTCTCCTTCAATTTTTATATAATCAGATATGTACTTTCTAATTTTACTGATTTCATCATCAGACCAATTCTCTACTTTTTTATTTTCATTAATTCCAATAGAATAGAGTATTTTTCTCGATAGACTTTTACCTATTCCATATAAATAAGTAAGACCAATAATTCCTCTTTTAGATCTCGGAAGGTCCACTCCTGAAATTCTTACAGACATAAAATAAAGGTCTAACCTTGTTTTTGTTTAAACCTAGGATTTTTTTTATTAATAATACGTAAGCGTCCCTTTCTCCTAACTATTTTACAATTTTCAGTTCTTTTTTTTAAAGATGCTCTTATTTTCATGACATAATAAAATTTGACTTAATATCTATAAGTTATCCTTCCTCTTTCTAAGTCATAGGAAGACATTTCTAATCTCACTTTATCTCCTGGTAATATTTTTATGTAATGCATTCTCATTTTTCCTGATATATGAGCTTTAACAATACATCCATTTTCTAACTCAACACGAAACATTGCATTTGGAGATGATTCAATAATAGTCCCATCAACTTCAATATGCTTTTGTTTAGCCATATATATAATATAAATTTGTTTTTATAATAACTTAAATTAAGACACATAATATACACAAAAAATTATTATTTTATTCAGCATATCTATTGCTTCGATATTTCATCATCATTAATCCATCATAATGATAATTTAATAGATATATATTAACCTGTTGTGAAATATCTAAAATTACTCCTACCACAATTAATAATGAAGTACCTCCATAAAATAATGCAAAATTTTGAGTAAATCCCATACGAAAAACTATAGATGGAAGTATAGCTATTACCGCTAACAAAACAGCTCCAGGTAATGTTATTTTTGATAAAATATAATCTATATATTCAGCCGTTTCTTTTCCAGGTTTAATTCTAGGTATATGTCCTCCATTTCTTTTTAAATCATCAGCCATTTGATTTACTGGAATTGCAATAGCTGTATAAAAAAAAGTGAAAATTATAACTAATATGAAAATAGTTAAATTATACCATAATCCATAAATATCTTGAAAAAGATAAAAAAAATTCTTAATCTTAATGTTTTTTACATAATCAGAAAAAGTTAATGGAAATAACATAATAGCTTGAGAAAATATAATAGGCATTACACCAGCTGCTGTCATTTTCAGTGGAATATACTGATGTTTTTGATGAATTAACTGAGAATCCAATCCTAATGATTTGTAATGAGAAACGTATTGCACTGGAATTTTTCTAATAGCTTGAATAATGATGACAGAAAATAAAATAACCAATAACCATAATAAAAATTCAAAAAATAAAACTATTAACCCTCCATTACCTGCTTCTAATTTGCTAAAAATTTCTTTGTTAATAGCATCCGGAAAACGTGCTATTATTCCAGACATAATAATTAAGGAAATCCCATTACCTATCCCTTTATCTGTTATTTTATCCCCTAACCACATGGTAAATAAAGTTCCTGAAGTTAAAATCATTATTCCTATAACCCAAAACATGCTTTTCCCATAAAAAGTATTTAAATCAATTAAATAAGCAGTTTTGGAAGAATAAAAAGGAATAAATTGATGTGTTAAAGAAATAAGATACACAGGAGCTTGAATCAAACATATTCCTACAGTCAACCATCTAGTAATGATACTAATTTGTTTTCGTCCACTCTCTCCATCTCTTTGAAGTCTCTGTAAATAAGGAATAATTATGCACATCAATTGTATTATAATAGACGCGGATATATAAGGCATTATACCCAAAGCTAAAACCGATGCACGATTAAAAGCTCCTCCTGTAAAAGAGGATAAAATTTGCATTAACCCCTTAGAACCTGAATTTAACTTTTCTAAAAAATCGCTAATTCCTAAAGGATTGATCCCTGGAAGAGGGATATAAGCCCCAAAACGGTATACTAATAATAAACCTAAAGTTATTATTATTTTTTTACGTAATTCTTTTACATTCCAAATATTATAAAAAGATGTTATTAAATTATCCATAATATTTCATTCACATAAATACAGCTTCTCCGCCAGCTTTTTTTATAGAAAGTAAAGCTTTTTTGCTAAATTGATAGGCGTGTATTTTTAATGGAAGATGGAGCTCCCCCCTTCCTAAAATTTTTATAAAATCATTTTTTCTAGCTAAATTATTTTTTATAAAAAATTCTTTATTGAGAATATTTTTTTCTTGTTTTTTAATTTTTTTAATACGATTTTGAATCGTATCCAAATTGATTCCAATAATTTTTTTTACCTTAACGTTTCTAGTAAATCCAAATTTAGGTATTCTTCTTTGAAGAGGCATTTGTCCCCCTTCAAATCCTTTTTTTTTAGAAAAACCAGATCGAGATTTTGCTCCTTTATGTCCTCTTCCACAAGTTCCCCCTTTTCCTGAACCTTGTCCTCTTCCTAATCTTAATTTTTCTTTTTTAGATCCATTATTTGGATGTAAATAACCAATATTTAAATAATTTCTATCCATCGTATACTTCTTTTATAGTAATTCCTCTCTGTTTTGCTATGATATAAACGTCTCTTATATTGCTTAGTGCTTTTATCGTAGCTTTTATAACATTATGATGATTTGAGGAACCTTTAGATTTGGATAAAACATTCCTCAATCCAGCGGCTTCAAGAACAGCTCTTAGTGGCCCACCTGCAATAATTCCTGTTCCGTCAGAAGCTGGCTTAATAAGAATACGGGCTCCTCCATATTTAGCTTCTTGTTCATGAGGTATGGTTCCATTAGAGACACATACTTTACAAAGATTTCTTTTCGCTTGTTCTCCGGCCTTATGAATAGCATCAGGAGCTTCTTTCGATTTACCAAAACCATAACCTACTACTCCGTTTTCATTTCCTTTAATAACAATAGCGCTAAAACTGAAATATCTTCTCCCTTTAGTAACTTTACAGACTCTTGTCACTCCAACTAATTTTTCTTTTAACTCTAATCCTGTATGTTTTGTTTTTTTTTCAGGCATATTTTTTAAAATTCTAATCCCATTTCTCTAATTCCCTCGGCCAAAGATCTAATTCTTCCATGATATAAATATTTTCCTTTATCAAATACTAATTTTTTTATTTTCAATTTTTTTGCTCTGTTTCCCAATAACTTACCAACTTCATAAGCCAATTCTGTTTTATTTTTTTTATATTTATGGAATTCTTTTTCTATTGAGGATGATGAAACTAAAGTTTTTCCGGATAAATCATCTATTATTTGTGCATATATTTCTTTATTGCTTCTACAAACAGATATTCTGGGTCTATTTGGATCTCCAAAAATCTTTTTGAATTTTTTATTTTTCATTATTGTAAAATTGTTTAAGCTGATTTTCCTGCTTTTCTTATAACTTTTTCTCCAAAATATCTTATTCCTTTTCCTTTATAAGGCTCTGGAACCCTGAAAGACCTAATTTTTGCAGCAATTATTCCTAATAACTGTTTGTCATAAGATTTCAAAATAATAATAGGATTTTTACCTTTTTCAGATTGAATTTCTACATTAATTTCTTCAGGAAGTTGCATCATGATATTATGAGAAAAGCCTAAATTCAAATCTAAAATATCCCCACTATAAGAAACTCTATATCCAACTCCTATTAATTCCAATTTTTTTTGAAAACCTTTTGAAACTCCTATAATCATATTTTTAATTAAAACATGATATAATCCATGTAAAGATTTAGATTTTTTATTTTCCTCATCTCTAATAATCAGTAACTGATTTTGATTCAAATTAAATTGAAATCCTTTTGGAATTTTTTTACTTAAATTTCCTAAAAATCCTTTGACGAATATTTCGTTATTAATAATTTGTAAGTTTACATCTTTAGGAATGAGAATAGGTTTTTTTCCAATTCTAGACATTTATTATTAATTATTTTATCAATATACATCAATATACATAACATAATATTTCTCCTCCTACTTTTTTCTTTCTTGCCTGCTTATCTGTAATAATTCCACTAGAAGTAGAAATTATAGCAATCCCTAATCCATTTAATACTCTAGGAATATTTTTATATTTACAATATTTTCTTAGTCCTGGTTTGCTAATTCTAATAATTTTATGAATAACAGAAATTTTTTCTTTATAATACTTCAAGGCTATTTTAATTACTTTTTCGTTTTTTTCTATTTTATAACCTAAAATATATCCACTTTCTAATAAAACACAAACAATTTCTTTTTTTATTTTAGAATATGGAACTTCGATAAGTTTATGTTTTGCTAAACTAGAATTTCGAATTCTAGTTAAAAAATCTGCAATTACATCCATATAAATTTTTTTACTACCAACTTGCTTTTTTTACTCCAGGAATAAGTCCTTGAGAAACTAAATTTCTAAAAACAATACGAGAAACTCCAAACTGACGCATATAGCCTCTACATCTACCACTAATAGAACATCTATTTCTCAAACGAACTGGAGAAGCATCTTTAGGCAATTTTTGTAATAATTCATAATTTCCCGCCTTTTTCAAAGCTTTTCTTTTACTTGCATATTTTAAGACCATTTTTTCTCTTTTTTTTTGTCTAGCTTTAACAGATTCCTTAGCCATTTTTATTTTTTTTTAAAAGGGATTCCAAATAATGATAAAAGACTTTTAGCTTCCTCATTTTTTTTTGCAGAAGTTACGAATGTAATATTCATCCCCATATTTTTTTTAATTTTATCAATATTTATTTCAGGATAAATTACTTGTTCTATAATTCCCATATTATAATTTCCATGATTATCAAAACTGCTTTCTTTCACTCCATTAAAATCTCTAACCCTAGGTAAAGAAACAACAATAAGTCTTTCTAAAAACTCGTACATTTTCATTCTCCTTAAAGTGACTTTAACCCCTATAGGCATTCCTTTTCTAAGTTTAAATCCAGATTCATCATGTTTAGAATAACAAAAAATAGCTTTTTGTCCTGTAATAGATGTTATCTCGTTCATAGAATAATCTATAATTTTTTTATCTAAAATAGATGAACCAACCCCTTGATGAACTACTATTTTTTTTAATTTAGGAACTTCCATAACAGAACTATATCTAAATTTTTTTATCAAATCAGGAACTATTTTGTTTTTATAGAATTTTTGCAATTTAGATTGGTAACTCATTTTCGTTTTTATTCAATTTTTTTAAATTAGATAAATGTATGGGGGCTTCTTTTTCTACAATTCCACCTTTAGGTTTTCTTGGCGTAGGTTTGGTGTGTCTTTTAATCATATTTATTCCACGTATAATGGCTTTATCTTTTTTAGAAAAAACTTTTACAATTATCCCTTCAGTTCCTTTATTATTTCCTGATAAAACCAACACCTTATCTTCTTTTTTTATTCTTTTCATAAAAATATTTTTCACAAAACTTCTTGTGCTAAAGAAATAATTTTCATATATTCTTTTTCTCTAAGTTCTCTTGCTACTGGACCAAAAACTCTTGTCCCCATTATTTCTCCAGAAGCATTAATTAATACACAAGCATTATCATCGAAACTTATATAAGATCCGTCTTTTCTTCTAGCTCTATTTTTTGTTCTAATTACCACCGCTTTACAAACTTGTCCCTTTTTAACTGTATTTCCTCCAGAAATAGCTATTTTCACAGTAACCACAACTGTATCTCCTAATGAAGCGTACCTCTTTTTAGTTCCACCTAAAACTCGAATAATTAAAACCTCCTTCGCCCCTGTGTTATCCGATACTTTACACCTAGATTCTTGTTGTAACATCATCAATTATATTTTATTTTTCCAACACATGAACTAACCTCCAACATTTTCTTTTGCTCACTGGACGCATTTCC from Blattabacterium cuenoti carries:
- a CDS encoding DNA-directed RNA polymerase subunit alpha, producing MAILNFVKPDRIAISEFSEYKGIFHLKPLEPGYGITLGNALRRVLLGSLRGFAVTSIRIKGVKYEFSIIEGVVEDVTEIILNFKKIRFKQKISGTCKETVNAYINHGKQVTGKILNNFISGFQILNDDLVICNKDELVPLEISFTIEEGRGYVPAEENKKNNDVSIETIPIDSIYTPIKNVKYTIENCRVGQKTDFENLSLEIKTDGSICPKLALMEASKILIQYFSIFSYEKIGKKKQEEINKDKKYDEEFIRMRTLLMSKLNDMDLSVRTKNCLKSASITTIADLVICSRSNMLKMRNFGKKSLDELESKMKEKGLYFGMNIEEFQLK
- the rpsD gene encoding 30S ribosomal protein S4 — translated: MAKYIGPKTKISRRFGECIYGEDKYFERKKYPSGQHGSNRRRGKRSEYFIQLIEKQKARYTYGILERQFESLFFEAARKKGITGELLLQACESRLDNIVFRLKFAPSRSSARQIVSHRHIIVNNKVVNIPSFRLKPGDKIEIKEKSKKHPVILNSIHKKTGPLVEWLILDEKNMFGIFRMIPKRTQIPENIKEQLIVELYSK
- the rpsK gene encoding 30S ribosomal protein S11, which encodes MVKSSSGKKRSVVVDPVGEAHIQATFNNIIITLTNKKGDVIAWSSAGKMNFKGSKKNTPYAAQIVAENVAKEGLNAGIKKVEVKVKGPGAGRDAAIRALSNSGIVVTVIKDITPLPHNGCRPPKRRRV
- the rpsM gene encoding 30S ribosomal protein S13; the encoded protein is MSVRISGVDLPRSKRGIIGLTYLYGIGKSLSRKILYSIGINENKKVENWSDDEISKIRKYISDYIKIEGELRSEIQFHIKRLMDIGCYVGTRHRKGLPLRGQKTKNNCRTRKGRKKTVANKKKVTK
- the rpmJ gene encoding 50S ribosomal protein L36; this translates as MKIRASLKKRTENCKIVRRKGRLRIINKKNPRFKQKQG
- the infA gene encoding translation initiation factor IF-1, with the translated sequence MAKQKHIEVDGTIIESSPNAMFRVELENGCIVKAHISGKMRMHYIKILPGDKVRLEMSSYDLERGRITYRY
- the secY gene encoding preprotein translocase subunit SecY encodes the protein MDNLITSFYNIWNVKELRKKIIITLGLLLVYRFGAYIPLPGINPLGISDFLEKLNSGSKGLMQILSSFTGGAFNRASVLALGIMPYISASIIIQLMCIIIPYLQRLQRDGESGRKQISIITRWLTVGICLIQAPVYLISLTHQFIPFYSSKTAYLIDLNTFYGKSMFWVIGIMILTSGTLFTMWLGDKITDKGIGNGISLIIMSGIIARFPDAINKEIFSKLEAGNGGLIVLFFEFLLWLLVILFSVIIIQAIRKIPVQYVSHYKSLGLDSQLIHQKHQYIPLKMTAAGVMPIIFSQAIMLFPLTFSDYVKNIKIKNFFYLFQDIYGLWYNLTIFILVIIFTFFYTAIAIPVNQMADDLKRNGGHIPRIKPGKETAEYIDYILSKITLPGAVLLAVIAILPSIVFRMGFTQNFALFYGGTSLLIVVGVILDISQQVNIYLLNYHYDGLMMMKYRSNRYAE
- the rplO gene encoding 50S ribosomal protein L15, which codes for MDRNYLNIGYLHPNNGSKKEKLRLGRGQGSGKGGTCGRGHKGAKSRSGFSKKKGFEGGQMPLQRRIPKFGFTRNVKVKKIIGINLDTIQNRIKKIKKQEKNILNKEFFIKNNLARKNDFIKILGRGELHLPLKIHAYQFSKKALLSIKKAGGEAVFM
- the rpsE gene encoding 30S ribosomal protein S5, with translation MPEKKTKHTGLELKEKLVGVTRVCKVTKGRRYFSFSAIVIKGNENGVVGYGFGKSKEAPDAIHKAGEQAKRNLCKVCVSNGTIPHEQEAKYGGARILIKPASDGTGIIAGGPLRAVLEAAGLRNVLSKSKGSSNHHNVIKATIKALSNIRDVYIIAKQRGITIKEVYDG
- the rplR gene encoding 50S ribosomal protein L18; protein product: MKNKKFKKIFGDPNRPRISVCRSNKEIYAQIIDDLSGKTLVSSSSIEKEFHKYKKNKTELAYEVGKLLGNRAKKLKIKKLVFDKGKYLYHGRIRSLAEGIREMGLEF
- the rplF gene encoding 50S ribosomal protein L6, with the translated sequence MSRIGKKPILIPKDVNLQIINNEIFVKGFLGNLSKKIPKGFQFNLNQNQLLIIRDEENKKSKSLHGLYHVLIKNMIIGVSKGFQKKLELIGVGYRVSYSGDILDLNLGFSHNIMMQLPEEINVEIQSEKGKNPIIILKSYDKQLLGIIAAKIRSFRVPEPYKGKGIRYFGEKVIRKAGKSA
- the rpsH gene encoding 30S ribosomal protein S8, coding for MYMDVIADFLTRIRNSSLAKHKLIEVPYSKIKKEIVCVLLESGYILGYKIEKNEKVIKIALKYYKEKISVIHKIIRISKPGLRKYCKYKNIPRVLNGLGIAIISTSSGIITDKQARKKKVGGEILCYVY
- the rpsN gene encoding 30S ribosomal protein S14, translated to MAKESVKARQKKREKMVLKYASKRKALKKAGNYELLQKLPKDASPVRLRNRCSISGRCRGYMRQFGVSRIVFRNLVSQGLIPGVKKASW
- the rplE gene encoding 50S ribosomal protein L5, with product MSYQSKLQKFYKNKIVPDLIKKFRYSSVMEVPKLKKIVVHQGVGSSILDKKIIDYSMNEITSITGQKAIFCYSKHDESGFKLRKGMPIGVKVTLRRMKMYEFLERLIVVSLPRVRDFNGVKESSFDNHGNYNMGIIEQVIYPEINIDKIKKNMGMNITFVTSAKKNEEAKSLLSLFGIPFKKK
- the rplX gene encoding 50S ribosomal protein L24 produces the protein MKRIKKEDKVLVLSGNNKGTEGIIVKVFSKKDKAIIRGINMIKRHTKPTPRKPKGGIVEKEAPIHLSNLKKLNKNENELPI
- the rplN gene encoding 50S ribosomal protein L14; the protein is MLQQESRCKVSDNTGAKEVLIIRVLGGTKKRYASLGDTVVVTVKIAISGGNTVKKGQVCKAVVIRTKNRARRKDGSYISFDDNACVLINASGEIMGTRVFGPVARELREKEYMKIISLAQEVL